Proteins encoded together in one Olsenella timonensis window:
- a CDS encoding class I adenylate-forming enzyme family protein: MGRWGRMIRGTACWNRALQCGMSPQEFGGRPVTTFDDLPQSLYHMLLATARRTPDATAIVDDWHRVTSFSALLGHVDALAGHLATQGVARGSHVGLLMHADLEFAVSLFAIAKLGAVCVPIPTKYREPEVLSLVRAADLAALVAGEEFAAWSPSFDELGTRVVWSRGVAEGYGFSGLAGEDVPAAGTPTDPVIMMFTSGTTSAAKGVVLRNYNVCHAAMVYARLMGTTPEDRCLIPIPIYHVTGLIALLVQFVYVGAATYLHRLFDARRVLACVRDDEITYLHGSPTSFAELLPLRGEFPELPSVRAMLSGSSYEPLPAMRAFHEWMPTATFQVVYGMTETSSPALLFPLDSPTSVYAGATGKPVPGVDAKIVDEAGSEVAPGETGELVLRGACVTEGYYRDVAPGPDAEGWLATGDMARANAEGMVWVVDRKKDMINRGGEKVWCSALEEVVCELPFVSACCVAGIPDELYGEVPVAAVVAAPGSAPTERSLQDALKGRIAHFKIPVHVVFVDAIPTTRGDKPDRRAVRALVLESLKSTSDAKEER, from the coding sequence GTGGGGAGGTGGGGACGCATGATCCGCGGCACCGCGTGCTGGAACCGCGCGCTGCAGTGCGGCATGTCCCCGCAGGAGTTCGGCGGTCGCCCCGTGACCACCTTCGACGACCTGCCCCAGAGCCTCTACCACATGCTGCTCGCCACCGCCCGTCGCACCCCCGACGCCACGGCGATCGTGGACGACTGGCACCGGGTCACGTCCTTCTCGGCGCTCCTTGGCCACGTGGATGCGCTGGCGGGGCACCTCGCGACGCAGGGCGTGGCGCGCGGGAGCCACGTCGGCCTGCTCATGCACGCCGACCTCGAGTTCGCCGTGTCGCTCTTCGCCATCGCGAAGCTCGGCGCCGTGTGCGTGCCCATCCCCACCAAGTACCGCGAGCCGGAGGTCCTCTCGCTCGTGCGCGCGGCCGACCTCGCCGCGCTCGTGGCGGGGGAGGAGTTCGCCGCCTGGTCGCCCTCCTTCGACGAGCTGGGCACGCGCGTGGTGTGGTCGCGCGGCGTCGCGGAGGGCTACGGCTTCTCCGGGCTCGCCGGCGAGGACGTCCCAGCAGCGGGCACGCCCACGGACCCCGTGATCATGATGTTCACGAGCGGCACCACCTCCGCCGCCAAGGGCGTGGTCCTGCGCAACTACAACGTCTGCCACGCGGCTATGGTCTACGCGCGCCTCATGGGCACCACGCCCGAGGACCGCTGCCTCATCCCCATCCCCATCTACCACGTGACCGGGCTCATCGCGCTTCTCGTCCAGTTTGTCTACGTGGGTGCCGCCACCTACCTGCACCGGCTCTTCGACGCGCGGCGCGTGCTCGCCTGCGTGCGCGACGACGAGATCACCTACCTGCACGGCTCGCCCACCTCCTTCGCCGAGCTCCTGCCGCTGCGCGGCGAGTTCCCCGAGCTGCCGAGCGTCCGCGCGATGCTCTCGGGCTCGAGCTACGAGCCGCTGCCCGCCATGCGCGCCTTCCACGAGTGGATGCCCACGGCAACCTTCCAGGTGGTCTACGGCATGACCGAGACCTCCTCGCCGGCGCTGCTGTTCCCGCTGGACTCGCCCACCTCCGTCTACGCGGGCGCCACGGGCAAGCCCGTGCCGGGCGTCGACGCCAAGATCGTGGACGAGGCCGGCTCCGAGGTCGCGCCCGGCGAGACGGGCGAGCTCGTGCTCCGCGGCGCCTGCGTCACCGAGGGCTACTACCGAGACGTCGCCCCCGGTCCCGACGCCGAGGGCTGGCTCGCCACCGGGGACATGGCCCGCGCCAACGCCGAGGGCATGGTCTGGGTGGTGGACCGCAAGAAGGACATGATCAACCGCGGCGGCGAGAAGGTCTGGTGCTCGGCGCTCGAGGAGGTCGTCTGCGAGCTGCCGTTCGTCTCGGCCTGCTGCGTCGCCGGCATCCCGGACGAGCTCTACGGCGAGGTCCCCGTGGCCGCAGTGGTCGCCGCGCCCGGCTCCGCCCCCACCGAGCGCTCGCTCCAGGACGCCCTCAAGGGGCGCATCGCCCACTTCAAGATCCCCGTCCACGTGGTCTTCGTGGACGCGATCCCCACCACGCGCGGGGACAAGCCGGACCGCCGGGCGGTCCGCGCCCTCGTGCTCGAGTCGCTCAAGTCCACGTCTGACGCGAAAGAGGAGAGGTAG
- a CDS encoding glycerate kinase — MARFVFACDSFKGTISSARAAKLLEAEAHSTFPDVECLGLGVADGGEGTVDAVVAATGGTLVSTEVEGPLGAPVTASYGLLPGGRAVIEMAAASGITLVPREELDPLRASTCGTGQLVLDALERGATDVSLAIGGSATNDGGMGFARALGARFLDARGVELAGCGADLECVAAVDLSGLDPRIASARFHVMCDVDNPLVGERGATLVFGPQKGASPEALGRLEAGMTSYASVLERSFGVPVAHEPGMGAAGGLGAAARLFLDAKVVPGVEWVLDLVGLDAALEGASLCVTGEGHADAQSAHGKVISGVAARCREAGVPCVAIVGGMDASATELLGCGVDALVPTVIDASSLEDVLAHAEENFVLAARRTFSLLRIGGQWGGGDA, encoded by the coding sequence ATGGCACGCTTCGTCTTTGCATGCGACTCGTTCAAGGGGACGATCTCGTCGGCACGCGCGGCGAAGCTGCTCGAGGCCGAGGCGCACTCGACGTTTCCCGACGTCGAGTGCCTCGGCCTTGGTGTGGCTGACGGGGGCGAGGGCACGGTTGACGCCGTCGTCGCCGCCACGGGCGGCACGCTCGTCTCGACCGAGGTCGAGGGGCCGCTCGGCGCGCCCGTGACCGCGTCTTACGGTCTGCTCCCCGGCGGGCGCGCGGTCATCGAGATGGCCGCGGCGTCCGGCATCACGCTCGTGCCGCGCGAGGAGCTCGACCCGCTCCGGGCGAGCACCTGCGGCACGGGGCAGCTCGTGCTCGACGCGCTCGAACGCGGCGCCACGGACGTATCGCTCGCCATCGGCGGCTCGGCCACCAATGACGGCGGCATGGGCTTCGCCCGCGCCCTGGGCGCGCGCTTCCTCGACGCCCGCGGCGTCGAGCTCGCCGGCTGCGGCGCCGACCTCGAGTGCGTGGCGGCCGTCGACCTCTCCGGCCTCGATCCCCGCATCGCCAGCGCCCGATTCCACGTGATGTGCGACGTCGACAACCCGCTCGTGGGAGAGCGCGGGGCAACCCTCGTCTTTGGCCCGCAGAAGGGCGCCTCGCCCGAGGCGCTCGGGCGCCTGGAGGCGGGCATGACCTCCTACGCGTCCGTCCTCGAGCGCTCCTTCGGCGTGCCCGTCGCCCATGAGCCGGGCATGGGGGCGGCCGGGGGCCTCGGCGCCGCGGCGCGCCTGTTCCTCGACGCCAAGGTGGTCCCCGGCGTGGAGTGGGTGCTCGACCTCGTTGGTCTGGACGCCGCGCTCGAGGGCGCCAGCCTCTGCGTGACGGGCGAGGGACATGCGGACGCCCAGTCCGCTCACGGAAAGGTCATAAGCGGCGTCGCGGCGCGCTGCCGAGAGGCGGGCGTGCCCTGCGTCGCCATCGTCGGCGGCATGGACGCGAGCGCCACGGAGCTTCTCGGCTGCGGCGTCGACGCGCTCGTGCCCACGGTGATCGACGCCTCGTCCCTCGAGGACGTGCTCGCGCACGCCGAGGAGAACTTCGTCCTTGCGGCGAGAAGGACCTTCTCGCTGCTTCGCATCGGCGGGCAGTGGGGAGGTGGGGACGCATGA
- a CDS encoding acyl CoA:acetate/3-ketoacid CoA transferase, whose translation MAANALAATFVTPEEVAASIPDGATICTIGMTLVSASESNLKAIEQRFLETGHPCGLMLLHSCGQSDRARGIQHLAHEGLVTRIIGSHWGLQPRWMDMIANNQVEAYCLPQGQIAQLYRSMACGLPGKMSKVGLGTFIDPRIEGGKMNERTKELPDISEVIELHGEEYMFYHEVPIDVCLIRGTTCDEMGNLTTTDEAMKLEVFNAVLATKRYGGQVIAQVREVAQTGTINPKDVTVPGVFIDKVVVCPNPEEDHRMTSSIYFDPSYVGKLRVPASAVEPAPFNERKFIARRGCKELYPGCVVNLGTGIPNDMVGRVAAEEGVSDQVMITVESGIYGGVQLGGIDFGIGQNLLAMVSHPEQFDYYDGAGVDVTYMGMGELDGEGNVNSTKMGPRCAGAGGFVDITQNAKTVVFLGTFTAKGARYDFSDGRLTILQEGAIRKMVSRVGQLSFNGPAAREKGQRVVVVTERAVFELVPEGVMLTEIAPGVDLQTQVLDMMDFSPIVSPDLREMDAALFRTDGPCGLAESFGA comes from the coding sequence ATGGCAGCAAACGCCCTCGCGGCAACCTTCGTCACCCCGGAGGAGGTGGCCGCCTCCATTCCCGACGGCGCCACGATCTGCACGATCGGCATGACGCTCGTCTCGGCATCCGAGTCCAACCTCAAGGCCATCGAGCAGCGCTTCCTGGAGACCGGACATCCCTGCGGCCTCATGCTGCTGCACTCCTGCGGCCAGTCCGACCGGGCTCGCGGCATCCAGCACCTCGCGCACGAGGGCCTGGTGACGCGCATCATCGGCAGCCACTGGGGCCTGCAGCCGCGCTGGATGGACATGATCGCCAACAACCAGGTCGAGGCCTACTGCCTGCCGCAGGGCCAGATCGCCCAGCTCTACCGCTCCATGGCGTGCGGGCTTCCGGGCAAGATGAGCAAGGTCGGCCTGGGCACCTTCATCGACCCGCGCATCGAGGGCGGCAAGATGAACGAGCGCACCAAGGAGCTCCCGGACATCTCCGAGGTCATCGAGCTCCACGGCGAGGAGTACATGTTCTACCACGAGGTCCCCATCGACGTGTGCCTGATCCGTGGCACCACCTGCGACGAGATGGGCAACCTCACCACCACCGACGAGGCCATGAAGCTCGAGGTCTTCAACGCCGTGCTCGCCACCAAGCGCTACGGCGGCCAGGTCATCGCGCAGGTGCGCGAGGTCGCCCAGACCGGAACGATCAACCCCAAGGACGTGACCGTGCCGGGCGTGTTCATCGACAAGGTGGTGGTCTGCCCCAACCCGGAGGAGGACCACCGCATGACTTCGTCCATCTACTTCGACCCATCCTACGTGGGCAAGCTCCGCGTGCCCGCCTCCGCGGTGGAGCCGGCGCCCTTCAACGAGCGCAAGTTCATCGCCCGCCGCGGCTGCAAGGAGCTCTACCCGGGCTGCGTGGTCAACCTCGGCACGGGCATCCCCAACGACATGGTGGGCCGGGTCGCCGCCGAGGAGGGCGTCTCCGACCAGGTGATGATCACCGTCGAGAGCGGCATCTACGGTGGCGTCCAGCTCGGCGGCATCGACTTCGGCATCGGGCAGAACCTGCTCGCCATGGTGAGCCACCCCGAGCAGTTCGACTACTACGACGGCGCGGGCGTCGACGTGACCTACATGGGCATGGGCGAGCTCGACGGCGAGGGCAACGTCAACTCCACGAAGATGGGCCCGCGCTGCGCCGGCGCCGGCGGCTTCGTGGACATCACGCAGAACGCCAAGACTGTCGTGTTTCTCGGCACCTTCACCGCCAAGGGCGCGCGCTACGACTTCTCGGACGGCAGGCTCACCATCCTGCAGGAGGGTGCCATCAGGAAGATGGTCTCCCGCGTGGGGCAGCTCTCCTTCAACGGCCCGGCGGCGCGCGAGAAGGGCCAGCGCGTCGTGGTGGTCACGGAGCGTGCGGTCTTCGAGCTCGTGCCGGAGGGCGTCATGCTCACCGAGATCGCCCCGGGCGTGGACCTCCAGACGCAGGTCCTTGACATGATGGACTTCTCGCCCATCGTCTCGCCGGACCTGCGCGAGATGGACGCCGCCCTCTTCCGCACGGACGGGCCGTGCGGGCT